A DNA window from Candidatus Roseilinea sp. contains the following coding sequences:
- a CDS encoding hydrogenase formation protein HypD: MKYLAEFRNGEIAQRLAAEIRRMTTRRWAIMEVCGGQTHAIIRNGIDQLLPPEIELIHGPGCPVCVTPLEVIDKALAIAARPDVIFCSFGDMLRVPGSRHDLFRVKSEGGDVRVVYSPLDAVAIARDNPHKQVVFFGIGFETTAPANAMAVVVAKRQGLKNFSMLVSHVLVPPAIEAIMNSPSNRVQAFLAAGHVCSVMGYWQYPPLAEKYRAPIVVTGFEPLDILEGIRRAVRQLEAGAAYVENAYPRAVTFEGNQPAQRMLAEVFEPTDRAWRGIGVIPNSGWRLRDAYRAFDAEARFDVADIRAQEPPICRSGDVLQGKIKPIECPAFGNPCTPRTPLGATMVSSEGACAAYYNYGRFARAG, from the coding sequence ATGAAGTACCTGGCCGAGTTTCGCAACGGTGAGATCGCGCAGCGCCTGGCCGCTGAAATCCGGCGCATGACCACGCGGCGCTGGGCGATCATGGAGGTGTGCGGCGGGCAGACGCATGCGATCATCCGCAACGGCATTGACCAATTGCTGCCGCCGGAGATCGAGTTGATCCACGGCCCCGGCTGCCCGGTGTGCGTGACGCCGCTGGAGGTGATTGACAAGGCGCTGGCCATCGCCGCGCGCCCCGACGTGATCTTCTGCTCGTTTGGCGATATGCTGCGCGTGCCCGGCAGTCGCCACGACCTCTTCCGCGTCAAGAGCGAGGGGGGCGACGTGCGCGTGGTGTACTCGCCGTTGGACGCCGTGGCGATTGCGCGCGACAACCCGCACAAGCAGGTCGTCTTCTTCGGCATCGGCTTTGAGACCACGGCGCCGGCGAACGCGATGGCCGTCGTCGTCGCCAAGCGCCAGGGGCTAAAAAACTTCTCGATGCTCGTCTCGCACGTGCTGGTGCCGCCGGCCATCGAGGCGATCATGAATTCGCCATCCAACCGCGTACAGGCCTTCCTCGCCGCCGGCCACGTGTGCAGCGTGATGGGCTACTGGCAATATCCGCCGCTGGCCGAGAAATATCGCGCACCGATTGTGGTGACCGGCTTCGAGCCGCTGGACATCCTGGAAGGCATCCGCCGCGCCGTGCGCCAGTTGGAAGCCGGCGCAGCCTACGTCGAGAACGCTTACCCGCGCGCCGTCACCTTTGAAGGCAATCAGCCGGCGCAGCGCATGCTGGCCGAGGTGTTCGAGCCTACCGACCGCGCCTGGCGCGGCATCGGCGTCATCCCCAACAGCGGGTGGCGCCTGCGCGACGCCTACCGCGCGTTCGACGCCGAAGCCCGGTTCGACGTCGCCGACATCCGCGCGCAAGAGCCGCCGATCTGCCGCAGCGGCGATGTGTTGCAGGGCAAGATCAAGCCCATTGAATGTCCGGCGTTCGGCAATCCGTGCACGCCTCGCACGCCGCTGGGCGCAACGATGGTGAGCAGCGAAGGCGCCTGCGCGGCTTACTACAACTACGGACGGTTCGCACGAGCGGGGTGA
- a CDS encoding hydrogenase expression/formation protein HypE produces MSLDFATWSCPLPLRDYPNIVIGHGGGGKLTAELIQHLFAPAFDDEALRPPGDAAILSFDGARLAVSTDSFVVRPLFFPGGSIGELAVNGTVNDLAMMGARPLYLTAGFIVEEGLPLAQLGAIVARMAAAARAVGARVVAGDTEVVDKGHGDGVFINTTGIGLIPDGVRIGPDRARPGDCVLVNGSIGDHGMAIMSVREGLEFEATITSDTAPLCDLVAAMLAAAPDAIHTLRDPTRGGLAAALNEIAAASRVGIQIDERALPVNPAVQAACDLLGMDPLYVANEGKLVAFVAPEAAEAILARMRAHPLGRQAAMIGQVVEQPAGVVAARTAIGGTRVIPMPLGEQLPRIC; encoded by the coding sequence ATGTCCCTCGACTTCGCGACCTGGTCTTGCCCGCTGCCGCTGCGCGATTACCCCAACATCGTCATCGGCCACGGCGGCGGGGGGAAGCTGACGGCCGAGCTGATCCAACATCTGTTCGCGCCGGCCTTTGACGATGAGGCGCTGCGCCCACCGGGCGACGCCGCAATCTTGTCGTTCGATGGCGCGCGCCTGGCGGTCTCGACCGATTCGTTCGTGGTGCGGCCGTTATTCTTCCCCGGCGGTTCGATCGGCGAGCTGGCCGTCAACGGCACGGTGAACGATTTGGCCATGATGGGCGCGCGGCCGCTCTACCTGACTGCCGGCTTCATTGTTGAGGAGGGGCTGCCGCTTGCGCAGCTTGGCGCAATTGTCGCGCGCATGGCGGCAGCGGCGCGCGCGGTCGGCGCGCGTGTTGTGGCCGGCGACACCGAGGTGGTGGACAAAGGCCATGGCGACGGCGTATTCATCAACACGACGGGCATCGGCCTCATCCCCGACGGCGTGCGCATTGGGCCGGATCGCGCCCGGCCGGGCGACTGCGTGCTGGTCAACGGCTCGATCGGCGATCACGGCATGGCCATCATGAGCGTGCGCGAGGGCCTGGAGTTCGAGGCGACGATCACCAGCGACACTGCGCCGCTGTGCGACTTGGTCGCGGCGATGTTGGCAGCCGCGCCGGACGCAATTCACACCTTGCGCGACCCCACGCGCGGCGGCCTGGCGGCCGCGCTGAACGAGATCGCGGCAGCTTCGCGCGTTGGCATCCAGATTGATGAGCGCGCGCTTCCGGTGAACCCCGCCGTGCAAGCGGCGTGCGACCTGTTGGGCATGGATCCGCTCTACGTGGCCAACGAAGGAAAGCTGGTCGCGTTTGTCGCGCCAGAGGCGGCCGAGGCGATTCTGGCGCGCATGCGCGCCCATCCGTTGGGCCGCCAGGCCGCGATGATCGGGCAAGTCGTGGAGCAGCCGGCCGGGGTAGTGGCGGCGCGCACGGCCATCGGCGGCACGCGGGTTATCCCGATGCCGCTGGGTGAGCAGCTCCCGCGCATCTGTTAA